GGTTCGCAGCTccataaaaagaagaaaaaaaaacctacAAATTTTAGTCGATTTTTTAAGGCCAAATAAATACTTGTATTACTATCTATTATGACAGTAATTTATACAGCAATTAAGCATCGGtatcacaaaaaaaatcaatttattatttataacatttgcaGGCGGTGACTGAAGCTTTAGAGAAAGCTGCTAAAGGACGTACATGTATTACAATCGCGCATCGGTTATCAACCATCAAAGATGCAGATTTGATATGTGTTGTTGATAAAGGTAGGATTAActacattaataatacttgAGCTATTATGTATCATAATGCATTTAGTAATGCAGACCACATCTATTTATACCACGTCTGTAATAAGATGAAGACatcaatattgatttatatcaTGTCATGTTATTAGTCCCTTTAAATTATCAACAGTTCAACACATTTTATATGTTcagcatataatattatatagtttaaagAGAAGGCATATCTTCCCGTATTGTTTATGTCGATAGTTGAATTTACTTTCGGATTCGCATCttcatatgtatatgaaatagtAAAATGACTTGACATTTCAGGTAAAATTGTTGAAAGCGGTTCACACACAGAATTGACAAATCTAAAAGGCTTCTACTGGAGGATGGGTAAAGGTCAACAGATGGCTTAAAATAACCAAAAATTTAtctaagtattatattaagttttaaataaaacaaggtaataaattttgacgtttattttattacattgagGTTCCTACTACAAAATTCTCCTTATTAACCCTGTTTTAGACTGGCTTCTTACCCGTAACAGTTGGCTTTCATCTTttgattttacaataaaattacgaaACCCACAAAGCCAatgtaaaaatagttaaacTTTGGGCACATTTGAAAAGAATATACATTACAGAActcatattttgattttaattattcaacatGGTTAATACGCTATAGCgaagatatatacatattcattTAACACCAAAAATAGATACGGTTTCTACTTAAGGAACGGATTTctctaacaaaaataaaatatgttttccgtaatgtatataacatatataagtagatcttgagttataaaatatattatttaccggTTAGAatcatatcaatattttcgataatattttttcatagacATTTAGAATGTTATAACTCAAggatattttctatatttaaaataccataGAATAATCAATGGTGACCTATTTGGCGTAGCTTCACTgtacgaaataataaaattatggcaagcaaaacaaattaattaacacaatTATAAACTCTAAATTATAAGGTTCAATATGCACCaagaaaatcataatattatgttcataCATACTATATTGTATATGCGACATTAAACTTAATCTACAAACAACATTCATTTAAACATAtgataattcaaaaaaaatttaacgaaaaatataaattcttaaatttaactaatatattataggaAGTACAATTTAGTGCATTAACGTTTAAATGTATGCCCAAGAAATTTGATaactttgataaataaaatcattcattgtatatgttttaacgTTTATCTGAtgaattgtattgtaaaaattaatgtaaataattatttataaactaaaattaaaacttaaaagatatCAACAACAACCACTGATAATGTATGATAAAtggaaacatttaaatttattttataatttacaatattgtcatttatatgtaaattactactaaaaagctaaatcagggttttaactaaagtactctttcgtctctttctttGTATTCCATATTGAAAAGAGATCGGTGAgtgttttagtaaaaactgtACACTTGACTCATTACGAATgagtatttaaatgtgtaaaccACAAAAGCtttcaaaatttgtaaatgtCAAAGtatgtgtataaaaattgtagttttttttatataacgctTTAAAATTCCCTAACAAATGTATGAAACGCACCAGTCGATACATTTTCGTCTTAAGGTCATTCACGAGATGAAGCATTAAGATAGATTTCGTTAGTTATTATCGATACGAATACTTAAAAACTAACAAGGTgcgaaataaattttgacaccGCATAAAGAAGCCCAATTCAATTAAgcatcttttatataaatctaaagaaaCGGTCACTTTTTAACCTTTTCGTTCTTCTAAATTAGTCtggttttgtatttatttgtaaattttaatcgaAACAGTATCGCTGCGATAAATATACAGCGCTCTCATTAGTGTTAACAGAATAAATGTCACATACTTGTTTGGCGAGGCTTACACcccaaaactaatattttataccaaaATTCCCTTTCCAACCAAACGTAACGTAAACGTAGAGTTACGAAATAATTTTCAACCTCACATTCTCAGAATTAAATGtacctgtatttaaaaaaaataacttttaaagtaGTTTTCAGATGgtgtcaaaatatataacgtttgttacaaaaactatagttataatgattaataaaaataaaactatattaatgttaattcaGAATCACAATTCCGATTCTATCCtaaaataatgcaaaataATGATTGCACAGCCTTTTCGAAAATAATGAGACAATCTTGTTTTAAACTACAGCATTAACATGCATTGtgctatgaaaaatatatacactcTGAAAAGAGGGTTtcatatttatgaaacaaaaaaaaaatacttctgtACTGATTTAATTAACCGAGACTCaccgattataatatataccgcCTAAACCTACTCTCGTATACAACTTTAAAatcaatcataaataaaataatagccgTCCAAATCTTGATAAGTGTCACTTCACCGCAATCACAACCACCGGTCCCATTCCGGATGGATGTCATCAAGGTACTTACTGGAACAAGTATTTTActagtgtgtgtgtgtgtcagAAATgatattctaatatatatatagataattccCCAATGACAGACCTATAGAAGTTGAAAATCTTTCGAATACATTTCCGGCTTCCAATCCCAGATTAAGGTTGcttaaggtaaataaaatttcttatattaagcTAAGGGGATTTGGAAAAACATTCCTACACATACTccttttgaaattgaaaatttgtgatatttaCCAATTTATTCGTGGTGATGTGGGTGATGCGGTAAGTGTGGTGGTTGCGTATGAGGTGGATAAGTCACATTTCGGCTGGTCGAACCTTCGTACATTATTTGTCCAGGCAACCGCTGATTTTGCTGGGGTTCCTCATTGGGGTAGGGATTCTGAACctgaaaatatgatttttcttattagagctgattttgattttttattattatagagcTTAcactgtatatatgtatatatatatatatatatatatatatacacagtGTAAGCTCTATATGCGACATTGATGCGACTGTGATTTTTATGGCGTTATAGAGGGTTGTTAAATGGAGAGTAGAAAAATTAAGTGTAGTTATGATGTGTAAAAAAATCGACTCTCACGGTCTGatttcagattgaaaacaatctcagattttggattaattattgggttctgACGTAAATCTATAAACGATTAGGTATTTGTTATCAAAGTGGCTTGAGCTTCCCCATAGACAGAGGTGTGAGACAGTGAGAACCGCTTTTACCAAAACTGCTTTTCGccattatgaaaaaatataataataacaaactgCACCTGAAAAAGTTCTGGTCTAATCATATATATACGCTGagctgaataaaaaaaacaagagtTGCCGAGTCAAAGAAGCAGACAAgtatgacaaaaaaattaaatggaagTGGATAGAGCACGTGACGTAACAATGGAAGTTGGACAAAACGAGTGATGTAATGGAACAGGACCAAAAGATAATCGACACAAAAGACGACCCCAAATGAAATGGGAGGACAACCTATCTAAAAATGCTAGTCTATCAAGTATGAGATAGAAGTTATTCCTACGAGGAGGTTTTTACCAGAGATAAAACCTCCTTGTCTAAATGTCTTGTAAAAATGTCTATGGATAGTTAGTTTATTATTCacaatagttaataattattacttattacaaatttttaaaattaaatatgcatttaatCACAGCCGTTGCTTTTGATGACTACTATTTTAACCTATATCGTaacatttcaattttcaaagaCATTTCAAAATCCTTCTAGTTTTTCATACGAAAAAAACTGACATGTTTCCTTACATTAATAAGCGGTTGGAGCATCCCAAGCCTGGCCAGCAACAGTTGCTCCTTCACCTGCCGCAACTCTTCCTGCTGCCGCACTATCATCTGTTGCAATTCTTCATGCTTGCGTTGGAGCTGCCCCTGCCACGGCCACTAGCTCGCATCATCGTAACCAAATGCTCATTACACCGGGCTCTATATTTTtactcgtttttttttttttttttacgagAGCTCATCTGATTTTcggtaaaaattttactttttaaagtaatacatAAGAAAGCCCGGTGTAAATCTGAATTAAACACCTAATAAAGTGATCGATAATTTTGAGATTATGTATgtatcaacatttttttttagttaaccgtgattaaaataaaccttatACATTTAGATATTGAAATTATACCTTAATTAAATCATGAATAAAATCCCACCTGTATTTGTGTTTGATCTGATACAATCACTGGCAATGAAGGCAATATAGGTATTACACCCGGTACGCTCACAGTACCAACATAAGGAGCTGGTTCAAGGTACTGAGCACCGATTCCATGTTGTGGTGCGACTGTGGGTTCAACCGGCTTGTGTTGCTGCTGATACATCCTAGCACGACTTGAGTTAAACTCTTCACTCATAGTACGAGATTCTTCCATATGGGACGATGCTTCCTTACtctgaaattgtatttatttattatcattagttAACAGGAcaagcaattaaattattaagaaatcttGAAGgcactaataaaatatgaaacactcCATATACTAATAAGTCATAATATATagtcatacatattatattaacgaaGCATAATATgaactacattttaaatttagttatgaTTATAGCAAAAAAAATGCTGTATGTTTTGATATACGAATATACTGATACTAAGTTTTTGAGGTGTCTGGCATATAACCGACGGCTATTTTCTTCAACTCCCCCATtccatattataatttgacaatgaacacgaaaaaatatgtgaaatggcGCAAATGGtaagaagtaaatttaaaataatacacgtgtaccaaattcaaaataattaataagttgaaagaaaagaaaatttatgaaacagtatttatggccagactagtTATAGTGTATGGCTAAATCGCTTGCCCTGGTGAACAAAGTCgtcttaaaaaaacactaatacaactgttttaatgttttcatttgGTGTAATGTACTGTAATTTGGCTGTATGGactaaagtcctttgcctttcccactagggataaattgaagaaaaaaaaaagtaatgtactgtaactatttttttttaaacaatttccgcaaaacattttattataaaaaatcaccAGAATGTCTTTATTCTACGGGAATTGTTTTGTGCACAATGttagtaataatagtttatctAACGTGAAATAGACAGCAACAACCATGACAAAAGCAatagcaatttaaaaacaatgagtGGAAATAATATATCGCTGTTTCACCAATGTCATAACAAAAGTTattggtaataaattattacgttCTTGACATTCGTCAAAATTACCGTCGTAATGTGCGGTTACTGTGTTATCCCTAATTGTGCTTGAACAGTGTATAACGATTTTCTTCGTCAGTCTTATTAGATTTTACGACTTTGTTCCCCCtgacaagaaaaataatacatagtattgtcttttattaacataagttttacacatttaataaaacacttttttacggattatagttatgtcttattgtatttaaacttataattatttggacataattttaaatttaaaccgacttCCGACCGACCgacgaatttaaaattatgtccaaataattataagtttaaatacaataatacataactataatccgtaaaaaagtgttttattaaaaataatacataatacctCTCTAGAGCTTGACCGATGCGAAGATCTGGAATCAGCTGATATCGTACTATTCGCATATCCGCCCGAGTAGCGAGTATTAGATGCCATTGACCAGGATGTACTTGCCGTGTTTGCTTTACCGACTAACCCACAAGTTGCACCGCTTGCACTACCAGCTGATGCGGACTTTACTGATGCAGGCTAAAGAAAcggttaaatttattcatatttctatGGTTTACGGTGCTGTCGtcactattaataaatagaactcCATAGAAGTGCAATCCACTGCGTAGGAAACACTCGCTCGTAAGAAAATTATTCATCATCAATCATCAGGAAAGACGCAATAGACGAAGGCAAGTCGGACACGAGGGCCTGATCACTTActtggttattaaataatgcatGAAACAGacatagaaatctgaggtcaaaGTCGAGGGTTTTAGTCATTGGTTTGTAATGATTCAAAGAATCgtatctgaggtcgtaggttcgattcccggctgtgcaccaatggaatttctttctatgtgcgtatttaatatttgctcgaacggtgaaggaaaacatcgtaaggaaaccgacatgtctttgacccaaaaagtcgacgatgtgtgtcagtcactggaggctgatcacctacttgcctattagatttaataatgatCATGATGTATTAAGATACAAAGAATGAATTCGCATGCTTTtaactgaatataaaattacacaaaacaaTTGCTAGCttggtttatataattattcaacgTAGGACACAAAATAAGTAtatctttgaaatattttttttctatttgtaatacacataattaataattacttcacAGAAAATGAGAAATTTCAGTAAaacttattacaattataattaactttttcataatatcttttttaagtaattaggAAAAAAAACCATAACAAAACTTACCCTAGATTGGGAATGGTAAGAATTCCCGTAGACATCACTAGTCTCAGACATATATGACGGCGACATAGCTGGCATCACCTCCTCTGAGTCCTTGATTTCTGAGAGAGTTGGATCTGTTGTCTCGGGCGCATCCACCTCTGTTGTCTCTTGCTTCATACTCTTTTGTATATCTGCATAGCTGAAACATTTATATTCCATTTACACAAAAAGCCtcagaaataattatagtcgTAAATATAATGGTTTGGCaccttaattttattgtaaaattaataaataataataagacttCACGACTTcacaagaaaagaaaaaaaagtgcaACAGTGTAATAATTAGAACATTAACTGCTTTCGTTATTTCTAAGTCGGTTAAAAAGAGGTGCTCagataaacataatttcattttattatattttacattactttgtaagacaacaacaaaatatctttattcatctaggtaaacaagtacacttacgaacgtcaaaataattaaattatttgtaaatttacatttactaccagttcgcaaccCAATGGCGTAGAGCAagcaagaactggcaagaaactgacggcactctttttaattgccaagtttttaatacaaattgtttgaactggagcaaatcaatcccaaggattaggctcatttaagtattcgtcacattaataaaaagatttattgattaatttacttttaatgaggtctttaaaattatttaatgataattttctaatttcgcttggtagttgtaaaaacgaatacaatttccatataaggagtggtttatcttctggaggctggttggtcgcacactcaaattagttctattaaGGATTTGACATAATCGCATACTGTTTAATTCGTTTtagagtaatttattatttttattcacataacACGAGTGATAAGGACAAAACATTCAATAGCATGTTTAACAGTGTTCGACTAGAATTATCTTGGGCATgtgaattttcaaaatttcatatGACATATgacacttataaattataataaaaacctaccTAACAACTCTATGCGTGCACATAACAAACTCCGGCTTTGAATTCCATTGATGGTATGTGATATAGAATCGTGTCTGGAGCCAGATCCATTGCTGTCCCTTCGTCAGGAATCGATAGTAACATGAAGTCAACTCCCCCTTTTGCAttactgaaaatttaaaaaaatcctcatTATAGTCGCTGTCTGTATGTTTGtttttcgaatattttttatctatttgaaTTAGATgaaattttctgttttttagtACTTAAACAATACGTGACTGTAATTtggtttcatttttataaaatttattatcatatagaatttattatcatttatggtCTATATTATAGACCACAGTTTTGtcataaacttataaatagcCGACTAAAGATAGTGAACAGAAATGCCGACGCTTCAAGGGTTTACTCTAAATTAGTCTATTACGAATTTAATTGCACTTTTTTGCGCAATtgcacaaaaaatacaaaaattatgcggaaaacaacaaacaacagAAAACTGCTTTGAAACAGCCTTAAAAAATGGTTCATCCTCGTGAAAGCTAGGATAAATGTAATTTCCTATTTCTGGTATGTTACATTTCTGCTTGATGAAAACGTCTTCAAGTTGTTGAGAAATCGAGAACCATTTCATTCAGTCTTTTtaacacaataatttatttaaataacatttacaataatataataaagacatTAGTATATCGTTTAATACTTACATGCCTCATGACAGGTGATCACCTTTTCCAAGTCATCAAAATGGTAATAGTCATAGCCAGATGTGCCTAACACCTCAAACGGCAAGTATCCGATTATTGGCGGTGCACGGTGATCAAGAAACAGGAATTTCCACTCCAGACTGTGCCGGGATGTGAATTCATTCCTACTGGAGTCAACGAGCGTGACGTCACGAATGAGCTGTGGCGTGTAGATCCGGCCAGTACACACGAAAAGGAGCCTAATAcagaaaataacatattttattatatttatttatttatttatttacacttcgttgctaaagaaatacaaataacacaaaatatataaattacaagggatgcaacgggcggccttatcgctaacaagcgatctcttccaggcaaccctagtaagaatagaaataaataaaaaaaaatgatgggtacaagaagtgcagaagttatataaaaaacaaaataaatttatactaaaaaaaagttatatgccGGGAAACTAACTTAGGAGCTTTGTACTGAATATGTTTTGACAAGATAGAGGcactatacaaaaatatatagatatatttatatttatgaagtattttctattatttcgAACATACTTATAGaattataatcaatttcataGAAATCCAAGTGTAATGTACTAAAATTAAGCATATAGTCAATGTTAACATTATCTCTGATAATgagaaagttaaaatttacCTAGAATCCGGATCTGTCTGATACATTTCGTCTCCATCAACTTGTTTCATGTTCGAACctgtaaaagtttaaatatcatattatacatttgtgatattattaatattttgatgtcGTTCAGGATAAGTCCAAAATTTTAGTGCTCATTATAAACTTTCCCATGTAGAattggtaaatataaaaaaaatccttattttTAAGAGTTTCCTCAAGgttattatagaatacataacaaaatacgtagttaaataatatacatttctgATATCAGAAGGTAGCCCACTGGCTTCAGAGTAAGTGTTAAACCTGGCTGGCTGGCTCAACAGATTTATCTATGTACAAAAACCCATTGGTGGCGGGGTTATGAGCGCACAACTTTAGGTTGCTTAACCTCTCTTTTGCACGGGCCGCACGACTGTTTATATCTCATCTGTACATCTACTCACGCGGCCTAGACCCTCGCGCACCGCGCCCGATACATCGCAACAAAAACCATTATATCTGTTGgaatataataactacaactatgaaaaaaatactagaaaataGCTTAAAggatatagattaaaatacatttaataataattagatgcCCGTGACTACAATATCTTAAAGTTGAAATCAAACTCAATTTAATAGCCCGTGacgacaatattttaaagttggaatcaaactcaatttcgcatttaaaactataaaatattatcataatcataaagtacaaatattcaagtttattttgatgtatgataattaaagaaatatgatataaaactaacaaaataattgccGACACTCGATACGCTTGTTGACAAAATTGACAAGTACCACTTAACCGActttggaatttttttttgtacaaagaATTCTTCATATTTCATTGCCATCTGTTGTTAATTGGGTACACTATTTCGTAAGCTATCGTTCTACGTcgataaaaacgtttatttcttAGGTCAGTTTGAACTAGATGGCATTTTCTTAAACTCTTCGTTTTGGGTACTGTAGTTACCACGTACGAATGAGGCCATACTGTTTTTTGGTTACTGTAGTACCCACGTACAAAAGAGTGGTTAagacaataatatatgaaGACAATACTAACGAAAGTGACCACTGAATTCCACAAGTTCGTAGGTAACCTCATCTCGAAAGTCCAACGTGCCCCGTTGCAGATGACATTGAAacttaatttcattttctgAAATATCAGGATACACAACTTAGCACTGTCGTTTATAAAGAGTtcttacataataaacaaaacattgtaaattatattaaaatcattataataagaCTTGAGGTATATCAATGTCTGTTCTATTAGTTTTCTTCGCATTTTATGACAGTTTTTACGACATAGTAACGCACATAGCATGTAAACCCGAAGGGCTTGGGTTCGAAATCCAGGCaaacaataaatgttaaatttttctgTCTTCCCTAGTCTTTAGataaatccttaattaaaCAATCGCAAATTTTTACTATATGGTAAGAATAATCAATGTTAGGTTTTatcttgtaaattaatttaaaaaacatattctataatatacatGCAAGCTTGAATCAGCAAAATGAAGAAGAATTTGCAAAGGTTgtaaataatgtgaattttatataaacactgTTAAAATTTGCATTAGTTGCATCGCAAagcaaacattttatattactttgagAATACATTGTTCACTTATAAgatgtattaaaaatcatcttactttaaaaaaaaaattaaatgaataaaaaaactattataattaaactcatTGACTTTCTAATCTGAATTATCAATCAGACTTTGGTTTTCAATACACTGTCTccatttaaatcttttaatatcagtgaaaaaagttgtatttatCTACATAATACATCTTTGAAATATAccatttatattcaaatttctcTTTATGGGAATCAATTACAGACAGGTAATTTATTCTATTACATATGTGAGCTGggttaaaaacataaacattaagCATATAGAGCAACTatcacaaattaatttatctaaattcGCATAAATATAGCATTGAAAGTCatgaataaaatgaacattcctcaaatacacaacatacaatatttttaaaaattatgccTCCCGCTTAGAACTGTTCTTAGTCTAGATtgaaacagatatataaaaaattatgttaaacttttttctgaaaatattaacaataattaagttaagttTCCAACCTGCAGTAAGAGCTTGATTAGGATCAATTGGATTTCCAGTATTTTGAAGCATATTGTAGAGGTTTGGCCTGTCTTCTTCAAACGCTAAGTCAAATATTGTTGTGTTTACAACATCACTctgaaatttttatgaatgCATGGGATATATGATATTGTATGAGGgtcacaattatttaaagaaatattttgggTAAACAATTACCGGTGTATGTCCAAGCAATGATGTAATTCCTTccgaaacataaaaaattcgCCCAGTTGTCGAAAAAACCATAAGAAAGCCTTCCAAAGCCTCTAACACAAGATAGGTAAATTCTTCATTTGAAAGGAATGCTGGTTTCCAATCTTCCTGAACGTCATGAGCTCGGGATCTCACtgtaatttctgtaaagtggtaacatagttaaaaattgttttagctACTAATAAGCtttggatataaaaataatcaatattttaatatgagtaATAATGGTGCTACTACCCAGTTATCTACTGTCCTGGCCTTCATTTCATctgtttctttgattattattattttttatcagcaAGTATGTTATTATAGTCTAACACATGAAGTAAATTTTTGGGACATCCCAGTTTTCTTTTCTCTTATttgtatagttaaataaagtcaGTAAAAGAGTcaatttatagaattttacaGTTATTCtcgttaaataaacaattctaaccaattataataattatgagtaacttttttaaacttattaacataaaatcaaattcttttgaatctataaatttacttatttacccATATATGCTATACTCATACATATATGCTCatcataatgtaaaatgtttgaGAAGCACTAACAAGAAACGCTCCACTTTACAGCCTAAAGGGTTTCTCATAAGACCATGTTGGCTTAACTTATAAAgtttgaaagtttttttttattttgaagcaaaagtatgtttttattatgaaagcATAAATGTTTTACCATTATGATTCTTCAAGAATGATATTGTTGATTTGAGCACAGTTGACTTATCCATTTTTCTATTACTAGAAGATACCATTACTCCCAGTTCATTAACAAGCATATTAAACTGGTCTCTTCGTTTTTTCTCACTCAAGTTACGGGTCCTCCTAAAATTTTCatggataaatatttatttggcaCAAAATATTTCCCTTAAAAAAGGTCACTTTAGAAGTTGcttgatttgaataaaaacttttatgatTTTTGCTACAGCAGTGTAGAGATATTGAGCTAAATTAAAGATgcttcataattattaatgtttaatatttaaaaaaaaaatttttttaatattaaacattaataactaTGAAGCATCTTTACTAGTGAAATCTTctaggtattttaat
Above is a genomic segment from Pieris rapae chromosome Z, ilPieRapa1.1, whole genome shotgun sequence containing:
- the LOC110999032 gene encoding circadian locomoter output cycles protein kaput isoform X3, with amino-acid sequence MDDDGDDKDDTKRRTRNLSEKKRRDQFNMLVNELGVMVSSSNRKMDKSTVLKSTISFLKNHNEITVRSRAHDVQEDWKPAFLSNEEFTYLVLEALEGFLMVFSTTGRIFYVSEGITSLLGHTPSDVVNTTIFDLAFEEDRPNLYNMLQNTGNPIDPNQALTAENEIKFQCHLQRGTLDFRDEVTYELVEFSGHFRSNMKQVDGDEMYQTDPDSRLLFVCTGRIYTPQLIRDVTLVDSSRNEFTSRHSLEWKFLFLDHRAPPIIGYLPFEVLGTSGYDYYHFDDLEKVITCHEALMQKGELTSCYYRFLTKGQQWIWLQTRFYITYHQWNSKPEFVMCTHRVVSYADIQKSMKQETTEVDAPETTDPTLSEIKDSEEVMPAMSPSYMSETSDVYGNSYHSQSRPASVKSASAGSASGATCGLVGKANTASTSWSMASNTRYSGGYANSTISADSRSSHRSSSRESKEASSHMEESRTMSEEFNSSRARMYQQQHKPVEPTVAPQHGIGAQYLEPAPYVGTVSVPGVIPILPSLPVIVSDQTQIQLQRKHEELQQMIVRQQEELRQVKEQLLLARLGMLQPLINVQNPYPNEEPQQNQRLPGQIMYEGSTSRNVTYPPHTQPPHLPHHPHHHE
- the LOC110999032 gene encoding circadian locomoter output cycles protein kaput isoform X1; translation: MDDDGDDKDDTKRRTRNLSEKKRRDQFNMLVNELGVMVSSSNRKMDKSTVLKSTISFLKNHNEITVRSRAHDVQEDWKPAFLSNEEFTYLVLEALEGFLMVFSTTGRIFYVSEGITSLLGHTPSDVVNTTIFDLAFEEDRPNLYNMLQNTGNPIDPNQALTAENEIKFQCHLQRGTLDFRDEVTYELVEFSGHFRSNMKQVDGDEMYQTDPDSRLLFVCTGRIYTPQLIRDVTLVDSSRNEFTSRHSLEWKFLFLDHRAPPIIGYLPFEVLGTSGYDYYHFDDLEKVITCHEALMQKGELTSCYYRFLTKGQQWIWLQTRFYITYHQWNSKPEFVMCTHRVVSYADIQKSMKQETTEVDAPETTDPTLSEIKDSEEVMPAMSPSYMSETSDVYGNSYHSQSRPASVKSASAGSASGATCGLVGKANTASTSWSMASNTRYSGGYANSTISADSRSSHRSSSRESKEASSHMEESRTMSEEFNSSRARMYQQQHKPVEPTVAPQHGIGAQYLEPAPYVGTVSVPGVIPILPSLPVIVSDQTQIQWPWQGQLQRKHEELQQMIVRQQEELRQVKEQLLLARLGMLQPLINVQNPYPNEEPQQNQRLPGQIMYEGSTSRNVTYPPHTQPPHLPHHPHHHE
- the LOC110999032 gene encoding circadian locomoter output cycles protein kaput isoform X2; this encodes MDDDGDDKDDTKRRTRNLSEKKRRDQFNMLVNELGVMVSSSNRKMDKSTVLKSTISFLKNHNEITVRSRAHDVQEDWKPAFLSNEEFTYLVLEALEGFLMVFSTTGRIFYVSEGITSLLGHTPSDVVNTTIFDLAFEEDRPNLYNMLQNTGNPIDPNQALTAENEIKFQCHLQRGTLDFRDEVTYELVEFSGHFRSNMKQVDGDEMYQTDPDSRLLFVCTGRIYTPQLIRDVTLVDSSRNEFTSRHSLEWKFLFLDHRAPPIIGYLPFEVLGTSGYDYYHFDDLEKVITCHEALMQKGELTSCYYRFLTKGQQWIWLQTRFYITYHQWNSKPEFVMCTHRVVSYADIQKSMKQETTEVDAPETTDPTLSEIKDSEEVMPAMSPSYMSETSDVYGNSYHSQSRPASVKSASAGSASGATCGLVGKANTASTSWSMASNTRYSGGYANSTISADSRSSHRSSSRESKEASSHMEESRTMSEEFNSSRARMYQQQHKPVEPTVAPQHGIGAQYLEPAPYVGTVSVPGVIPILPSLPVIVSDQTQIQGQLQRKHEELQQMIVRQQEELRQVKEQLLLARLGMLQPLINVQNPYPNEEPQQNQRLPGQIMYEGSTSRNVTYPPHTQPPHLPHHPHHHE